One Brassica napus cultivar Da-Ae chromosome A1, Da-Ae, whole genome shotgun sequence genomic region harbors:
- the LOC106349309 gene encoding peptide-N4-(N-acetyl-beta-glucosaminyl)asparagine amidase A gives MASLPPLIFFFTLHSLSTLSLAVHRETTRSRFRPPHFSPLLFSPPSQNLTSPTRYLEVKKPPVLPDAPPPPCSHHILHHEFAYTYGKPPVLTNYTLPSHCPSLEFSKIVLEFKSTCKGRQFDRIFGVWLDGVELLRSCTAEPRQNGIVWSVQKDVTRYHSILVKNQTQTLAVYLGNLIDKTYTGVYHVEVIFHYYPSSSGYISPRADMILPVSRTLPLNAGLWFEIVNSSYKEVVIPRNVYKAVLEVYVSFHEKDEFWYGNLYNDYVTANNLSSPGNGPFREVVISLDGEVAGAVWPFPVVFTGGINPLLWRPITAIGSFDLPSYDIELTPFLGGLLDGEAHKVGFSVTNALNVWYIDANLHLWLDKEKEVVEGKVLEVRRSSLEVSYVSDFKGLNGNFTTKAKRSVYSTGLVKSSHGDIITSASQEFTYGNNMVLGKDGNMQIIDQLIQADDRVNAKRESREIYAAKSIKSFPFYLYSDYLEGQNHTSKVVANVTMGFNEERSWSDDDGLMRTFKSKLENKQEAQGVMVVKNNLVVSGYGGTQQVYNYVGSGQCYFRNISSFNYTILYDKVEAVCKKKTLKPTPRLEHLTTQPLLA, from the coding sequence ATGGCCTCTCTTCCTccactcatcttcttcttcaccctCCACTCTCTTTCCACCCTCTCCCTCGCCGTTCACCGTGAAACAACCAGATCGCGTTTCAGACCACCACATTTCTCCCCTCTACTCTTCTCTCCTCCATCCCAAAACCTCACCTCACCTACTCGCTACCTCGAGGTCAAAAAGCCTCCCGTCCTCCCTGATGCTCCGCCACCACCGTGCTCTCACCACATCCTCCACCACGAGTTCGCCTACACCTACGGCAAACCTCCTGTCCTCACCAACTACACTCTCCCCTCTCACTGCCCTTCCCTCGAATTCTCCAAGATCGTCCTCGAATTCAAATCCACCTGCAAAGGAAGACAGTTCGACCGCATCTTCGGCGTTTGGCTCGACGGCGTCGAGCTTCTCCGCAGCTGCACCGCCGAGCCTAGGCAAAACGGCATCGTATGGTCTGTCCAAAAAGACGTGACTAGGTATCACTCTATCCTCGTCAAGAACCAAACTCAGACTCTCGCTGTTTACCTCGGTAACCTAATAGATAAAACCTACACTGGCGTCTACCACGTGGAGGTCATCTTCCATTACtatccttcttcttctggttACATCTCTCCTCGAGCTGATATGATCCTCCCCGTTTCAAGAACCCTTCCCTTAAACGCTGGACTATGGTTTGAGATCGTTAATTCTAGTTACAAGGAAGTAGTGATCCCTAGGAATGTGTATAAAGCTGTTCTCGAGGTTTATGTTTCTTTCCACGAGAAAGATGAGTTTTGGTATGGGAATCTTTATAATGACTATGTTACCGCAAACAATCTAAGTTCTCCTGGTAACGGACCTTTTAGAGAAGTTGTAATTAGTCTCGACGGCGAAGTCGCCGGTGCGGTTTGGCCTTTCCCCGTTGTTTTCACCGGTGGGATTAATCCTTTGCTGTGGAGACCCATCACAGCTATTGGCTCTTTTGATTTGCCGAGTTATGATATCGAGTTGACGCCATTCTTGGGGGGGTTGTTGGATGGAGAGGCTCATAAGGTGGGGTTTAGTGTGACTAATGCGTTGAATGTTTGGTATATAGATGCGAATTTGCATCTTTGGTTGGATAAGGAGAAGGAGGTAGTTGAAGGGAAGGTCTTGGAGGTTAGAAGAAGCTCTCTGGAGGTTAGTTATGTCTCTGACTTCAAGGGTTTGAATGGTAACTTCACAACCAAGGCGAAAAGATCGGTGTATTCGACAGGGTTGGTGAAGTCCTCTCATGGGGACATTATAACCAGTGCTAGTCAGGAGTTTACCTATGGGAACAATATGGTTTTAGGTAAAGATGGGAATATGCAGATTATAGATCAGTTGATCCAAGCTGATGACCGTGTCAACGCCAAGAGAGAGTCCAGAGAAATCTACGCGGCGAAATCCATCAAGAGTTTTCCTTTTTACCTATACTCTGACTATTTGGAGGGACAGAATCACACGTCGAAGGTGGTTGCGAATGTCACGATGGGATTCAATGAGGAGAGATCATGGAGTGATGATGATGGATTGATGAGAACGTTCAAGAGTAAGCTGGAGAATAAGCAAGAAGCGCAAGGGGTTATGGTGGTGAAGAATAACTTAGTGGTCAGTGGATATGGGGGGACGCAACAAGTGTATAACTATGTTGGAAGTGGCCAGTGTTACTTCCGGAACATTAGTAGCTTCAACTATACTATTCTATATGATAAGGTTGAAGCTGTTTGCAAGAAGAAAACACTGAAGCCGACGCCACGGCTCGAGCATCTGACCACACAGCCGTTGTTGGCTTGA